The Commensalibacter nepenthis genome has a window encoding:
- the coaBC gene encoding bifunctional phosphopantothenoylcysteine decarboxylase/phosphopantothenate--cysteine ligase CoaBC: protein MKKNVLLIISGGIAAYKSLELIRLLRAKGSNVKCILTQGGEQFITPLSVQTLSGQAVYQDLFELTVTNEIEHITLTREADMVVIYPASADLIAKMAVGLADDLASALLLATPPSMPILVAPAMNVQMWENAATKENVHKLKSRGIVFVGPDHGDMACGEYGYGRLVSPESMLKHIENHLAPYRPLSGRTALVTAGPTYEPIDPVRFLGNYSSGRQGYAIAESLRDAGADVTLISGPVSLIPPDNIRVISIQTAQEMLNACLEMLPVDIAVMAAAVADWRAKEVSNQKIKKTGDEKIPSFELTTNPDILATISRPNPHRPKLVIGFAAETNDLLDNADTKRKRKNCDWIIVNDVNPDTKIMGGVENEVTILSSSGKQHFERADKKEIGRLLTKDIIQFFNH, encoded by the coding sequence ATGAAGAAAAATGTCCTTCTAATTATCAGCGGTGGTATTGCTGCTTATAAATCTCTGGAACTTATTCGATTACTTCGTGCTAAAGGAAGTAACGTCAAATGCATTTTGACCCAAGGTGGGGAACAATTTATTACGCCTCTTTCTGTGCAAACGCTTAGTGGTCAAGCTGTCTATCAAGATTTATTCGAACTGACAGTAACGAATGAAATTGAACATATTACGCTTACTCGAGAAGCGGATATGGTTGTTATTTATCCAGCCAGTGCAGATTTGATTGCTAAAATGGCGGTTGGTTTGGCTGATGATTTAGCAAGTGCTTTGTTACTTGCAACACCGCCTTCTATGCCTATTTTGGTTGCCCCTGCAATGAATGTTCAAATGTGGGAAAATGCTGCGACAAAAGAAAATGTTCATAAATTAAAAAGCCGTGGGATAGTTTTTGTAGGGCCAGATCATGGGGATATGGCTTGTGGAGAATATGGATATGGTCGATTGGTTTCCCCTGAATCGATGTTAAAACACATAGAGAATCATTTAGCTCCATATCGACCATTATCAGGAAGAACAGCATTGGTCACCGCAGGACCTACTTATGAACCGATTGATCCTGTGCGTTTTTTAGGGAATTATTCTTCGGGTCGTCAGGGATATGCCATTGCCGAGAGTTTACGTGACGCTGGGGCTGATGTTACTTTAATATCAGGACCAGTTTCTTTAATTCCCCCTGATAATATCCGTGTGATCTCTATTCAAACAGCACAAGAAATGTTAAATGCTTGCTTAGAAATGCTCCCTGTTGATATTGCAGTCATGGCAGCGGCAGTTGCTGACTGGCGCGCAAAAGAAGTTTCGAATCAAAAAATTAAAAAAACAGGTGACGAAAAAATACCATCTTTTGAACTGACAACTAATCCTGATATTCTCGCAACAATTTCTCGACCAAACCCTCATCGTCCTAAGTTAGTTATTGGCTTTGCTGCGGAAACAAATGATTTGTTGGATAATGCCGATACCAAGAGAAAACGTAAAAACTGTGATTGGATTATTGTGAACGATGTCAACCCAGATACAAAAATTATGGGAGGAGTCGAAAATGAGGTGACAATTTTGTCATCCTCTGGTAAGCAACATTTTGAACGTGCTGACAAGAAAGAAATTGGTCGTTTGTTAACTAAAGATATCATTCAGTTTTTTAATCATTAA
- a CDS encoding class I SAM-dependent methyltransferase, whose amino-acid sequence MNNNNNYSSDEEDQVTDFGFRKVNENEKSSMVKAVFDSVAAKYDIMNDLMSLGIHRVWKQIFIQELGPRPNLTLLDLAGGTGDITFGWLKRGGGPAYLTDVNYSMLSVGQSRAFDKGYVKNINLFCVNGEEICLPDRSVDRVTISFGLRNCTHKDKVLAEARRVLKPGGRFLCLEFSKLIIPILRPLYDAWSFQALPRIGEIIAKDGDSYQYLAESIRMFPDQETLKSMMENAGLEHVTYQNLSGGIAAIHSGWRI is encoded by the coding sequence ACGAAAAATCTTCAATGGTGAAAGCTGTTTTTGACAGTGTGGCTGCCAAATATGATATTATGAACGATCTGATGTCTTTAGGAATTCATCGTGTTTGGAAACAAATTTTTATTCAAGAGTTAGGTCCCAGACCAAATCTAACCTTGTTAGATTTAGCAGGTGGTACGGGCGATATTACATTCGGTTGGCTAAAACGTGGGGGCGGTCCTGCTTATTTAACGGATGTAAATTACAGTATGTTAAGTGTTGGGCAAAGCCGTGCTTTTGATAAAGGATATGTCAAAAATATTAATCTTTTCTGTGTGAATGGTGAAGAGATTTGCTTGCCTGATCGTTCCGTAGATCGTGTGACGATTTCTTTTGGGCTACGGAATTGTACTCACAAAGATAAGGTATTAGCCGAAGCACGTCGTGTCTTAAAACCTGGTGGACGTTTTTTATGTTTAGAATTTTCTAAATTGATTATTCCTATTTTACGTCCTTTATATGATGCATGGTCTTTTCAAGCATTGCCTCGTATTGGTGAGATTATTGCCAAGGATGGAGACAGTTATCAATATTTAGCTGAAAGTATTCGGATGTTTCCAGATCAAGAAACTCTGAAAAGCATGATGGAAAATGCGGGATTAGAACATGTAACCTATCAAAATCTTTCTGGTGGTATTGCTGCAATTCATTCTGGATGGCGAATTTAA
- the dut gene encoding dUTP diphosphatase, translating to MTLPPFPIIMVKRLAHAKDLPLPSYATAGAAGMDLLAAIDESVTLLPQTRLLIPTGLQIALPVGYELQIRPRSGLALKYGIMVPNSPGTIDEDYRGEIKVILINTDKDSFIIERGMRIAQAVLTPVVRGVWQETDSLDETERSGGGFGSTGHQSVIKNS from the coding sequence ATGACATTACCACCCTTCCCTATTATTATGGTAAAACGATTGGCTCATGCCAAAGATTTACCATTACCCTCTTATGCAACTGCTGGTGCAGCAGGTATGGATTTATTAGCAGCTATTGATGAATCTGTTACGCTTTTACCTCAAACAAGGTTACTCATTCCGACTGGATTACAAATTGCATTGCCTGTAGGATATGAATTACAAATACGCCCTCGTTCAGGGTTGGCATTAAAATACGGTATTATGGTTCCTAACTCTCCTGGCACCATTGATGAAGATTATCGTGGAGAAATTAAGGTAATCCTTATTAACACAGATAAAGATTCATTTATTATTGAGCGCGGAATGCGTATTGCTCAAGCTGTATTGACCCCTGTTGTGCGTGGCGTATGGCAAGAAACCGATAGTTTGGACGAAACAGAACGATCGGGCGGTGGTTTTGGCAGCACAGGCCATCAAAGTGTCATTAAAAATTCATAA